The proteins below come from a single Pogoniulus pusillus isolate bPogPus1 chromosome 39, bPogPus1.pri, whole genome shotgun sequence genomic window:
- the IL10 gene encoding interleukin-10 produces the protein MPSCPALLLLLLAASALPARGSAAEPSCLYFSDLLPARLKELRSKFEEIKDYFQSKDDELSIQLLSSELLDDFKGTFGCQSVSEMMRFYMEEVLPSAMRTSTDHQKSVGDLGNLLLSLKMTMRRCHRFFTCEKRSKTIRHIKETFDKMSENGIYKAMGEFDIFIDYIEEYLMMKSKK, from the exons ATGCCaagctgcccagccctgctcctgctgctcctggctgccagtgccctgcctgccaggggctcagctgctgagcccagctgccTCTACTTCTCTGACCTCCTGCCTGCAAGGCTCAAAGAGCTGAGGAGCAAATTTGAGGAAATCAAAGACTATTTT CAATCCAAAGATGATGAACTCAGCAtccagctgctcagctctgaaCTGCTGGACGACTTCAAG GGCACCTTTGGCTGCCAGTCAGTGTCGGAGATGATGAGGTTCTACATGGAAGAGGTCCTGCCCAGTGCCATGAGGACCAGCACAGACCATCAGAAGAGCGTGGGagacctgggcaacctgctgctgagcctgaaGATGACAATGAGACGTTGT CACAGATTCTTCACGTGTGAGAAGAGGAGCAAGACCATAAGGCACATCAAGGAGACCTTCGATAAG ATGAGTGAGAATGGAATCTACAAAGCCATGGGAGAGTTTGACATCTTCATCGACTACATTGAAGAGTATTTGATGATGAAGAGCAAGAAGTGA